In bacterium, a genomic segment contains:
- a CDS encoding DNRLRE domain-containing protein: MTVTRALTLMTLTLVLAPRSAPAVQVVLSASADTYLRSGGANANEGTATFLRINSSPNRALVRFDQAQIAAATSGLVLISARLELYVTSSAQWGSGRAVNAQRLTSDWSETGATWNCAVDSNPSNGSPDCVGQWAGGTFSGAVTDAVQQSNATVNQYVSWTVTADVAAFLAGTPNYGWVIRKDLESQNGNADYASREAATNRPRLVLEVVAPTSTATATASHTPTRTFTPTFTVTTTPSVTDTPSATPTVTSTPTPDPNCPAAPLEGCRQPLTANHALLVLKHGARDTLTWKWNKGESTSRDDLGDPPSRDTIYTLCVYGQVAGTAQLALQAMVPPQGSCGGQTCWRDSGHGFTYRDPGATADGIKKIVLKPGAAGKAKIVVTGGGNRLHTPPLPLAQDPQVIVQLKNTFAGGRCWESRFSGPATRNDGRQFKDRGDAPRPTPTASATATVTGTATPTPAGPTATATQTPFGGVPTATPTSTFTATATPGGAVCGNRVLEPGETCATCPADCVVGPCTSPGNPTAAFRVDLVPPTGFQPTTATVLLGYNSTRLSIPGTGTATSVRQRVVAPAPVPQAFTPNDLEYGLQVLESRNTPLGQLFTVTFDRCGGAAAPTLADLACTVLSCAQGGGGVAGCSCIVSLP, from the coding sequence ATGACGGTGACCCGCGCCCTGACGCTGATGACGCTGACGCTCGTGCTCGCACCGCGCTCCGCCCCGGCCGTGCAGGTGGTGCTCTCCGCGAGCGCCGATACCTATCTGCGCAGCGGCGGCGCCAACGCCAACGAGGGCACGGCGACCTTCCTGCGCATCAACTCCTCGCCGAACCGCGCCCTGGTGCGCTTCGACCAGGCGCAGATCGCCGCCGCCACCTCCGGCCTGGTGCTGATCTCCGCCAGGCTCGAGCTCTACGTGACGTCCAGCGCCCAGTGGGGCAGCGGACGGGCGGTCAATGCCCAGCGCCTCACCAGCGATTGGAGCGAAACCGGCGCCACCTGGAACTGCGCCGTCGACAGCAACCCCAGCAACGGCTCGCCGGACTGCGTCGGCCAGTGGGCCGGCGGCACCTTCTCGGGCGCGGTGACCGATGCCGTGCAGCAGTCCAACGCGACGGTCAACCAGTACGTCTCCTGGACGGTCACCGCCGACGTCGCCGCGTTCCTCGCCGGCACCCCCAACTACGGCTGGGTCATCCGCAAGGACCTGGAGAGCCAGAACGGCAACGCCGACTACGCGTCGCGCGAGGCGGCGACCAACCGGCCGCGCCTGGTGCTCGAGGTCGTCGCCCCGACCAGCACCGCCACGGCGACCGCGAGCCACACCCCGACGCGCACCTTCACCCCTACCTTCACGGTGACCACTACGCCGAGCGTCACGGACACGCCGAGCGCCACGCCGACCGTGACCTCGACGCCGACGCCGGATCCCAATTGCCCGGCGGCGCCGCTCGAGGGGTGCCGGCAGCCGCTGACCGCCAACCACGCCCTGCTGGTGCTCAAGCACGGCGCGCGCGACACGCTGACGTGGAAGTGGAACAAGGGCGAAAGCACCAGCCGCGACGATCTCGGCGACCCGCCCAGCCGCGACACCATCTACACCCTGTGCGTCTATGGCCAGGTGGCAGGCACGGCGCAGCTCGCGCTGCAGGCCATGGTGCCGCCGCAGGGGAGCTGCGGCGGACAGACCTGCTGGCGCGACTCCGGCCATGGCTTCACCTACCGCGATCCCGGAGCGACGGCCGACGGGATCAAGAAGATCGTCCTCAAGCCCGGCGCTGCCGGCAAGGCCAAGATCGTGGTCACGGGCGGAGGCAACCGGCTGCACACCCCGCCCCTGCCGCTGGCGCAGGACCCGCAGGTCATCGTCCAGCTCAAGAACACCTTCGCCGGCGGCCGCTGTTGGGAGTCCCGCTTCTCCGGACCGGCGACGAGGAACGACGGCCGCCAGTTCAAGGATCGCGGTGACGCGCCGCGGCCGACGCCGACCGCCAGCGCCACGGCGACCGTCACCGGCACGGCGACCCCCACCCCCGCGGGGCCGACGGCAACCGCCACCCAGACGCCGTTCGGTGGTGTGCCGACGGCGACGCCCACCTCGACCTTCACCGCCACCGCGACGCCCGGCGGCGCGGTCTGCGGCAATCGCGTCCTCGAGCCGGGCGAAACCTGCGCCACCTGCCCCGCCGACTGCGTGGTCGGACCGTGCACCAGCCCCGGCAATCCGACCGCCGCCTTCCGCGTCGACCTCGTGCCGCCGACCGGCTTCCAACCCACCACGGCGACCGTCCTGCTCGGCTACAACAGCACCCGGCTGAGCATCCCGGGCACCGGCACCGCGACCTCGGTGCGCCAGCGCGTCGTCGCCCCGGCCCCGGTCCCGCAGGCGTTCACGCCCAACGATCTGGAGTACGGGCTGCAAGTGCTCGAGTCGCGCAACACGCCTCTCGGCCAGCTCTTCACCGTGACCTTCGATCGCTGCGGCGGCGCCGCCGCGCCGACCCTCGCCGACCTCGCCTGCACGGTCCTGAGCTGCGCCCAGGGCGGGGGCGGGGTGGCTGGTTGCTCCTGCATCGTCAGCCTGCCATGA
- a CDS encoding phosphate ABC transporter substrate-binding protein, with amino-acid sequence MQRSPSISLTLAAVALAVATAAGATPVQVDPAIKAYSKVGGISGNLSSVGSDTLNNVMTLWAEGFKQQYPNVRIQIEGKGSSTAPPALISGTAQLGPMSREMKPSELDEFEKKFGYPPTKVRVAIDALAVYVNKDNPLEHLTLGQVDAVFSKTRSCGAPADLATWGALGLQGSWAEKPISLYGRNSASGTYGFFKEHALCNGDFKDAVKEQPGSASVVQGVTEDMYGIGYSGIGYKTSGVKALALAKKDGEPFITTDSENVYAGKYPLARFLYVYVNQPPNQPADPLVKQFLAYVLSQQGQMVVVKDGYLPLTAKMVAEETALLR; translated from the coding sequence ATGCAGCGATCCCCTTCCATCTCCCTGACGCTGGCCGCCGTCGCACTCGCGGTCGCGACTGCCGCCGGGGCGACGCCGGTGCAGGTCGATCCGGCGATCAAGGCCTACAGCAAGGTCGGCGGCATCTCGGGCAACCTGAGCAGCGTCGGCTCCGACACGCTCAACAACGTGATGACGCTGTGGGCCGAGGGCTTCAAGCAGCAGTACCCGAACGTGCGCATCCAGATCGAGGGCAAGGGGTCGTCGACCGCGCCGCCGGCGCTGATCTCCGGCACGGCGCAGCTCGGACCGATGAGCCGCGAGATGAAGCCGAGCGAGCTCGACGAGTTCGAGAAGAAGTTCGGCTACCCGCCGACCAAGGTCCGGGTGGCGATCGACGCCCTGGCGGTGTACGTCAACAAGGACAATCCGCTCGAACACCTCACCCTCGGGCAGGTCGACGCCGTGTTCTCGAAGACTCGTAGCTGCGGTGCTCCCGCCGACCTCGCCACCTGGGGCGCCCTCGGCCTGCAGGGGAGCTGGGCGGAGAAGCCGATCAGCCTGTACGGCCGCAACTCGGCCTCCGGCACCTACGGCTTCTTCAAGGAGCACGCGCTCTGCAACGGCGATTTCAAGGACGCCGTCAAGGAGCAGCCGGGTTCCGCCTCCGTGGTCCAGGGGGTCACCGAGGACATGTACGGCATCGGTTACAGCGGCATCGGCTACAAGACCTCGGGCGTCAAGGCGCTGGCGCTGGCGAAGAAGGACGGCGAACCGTTCATCACCACCGACTCGGAGAACGTCTACGCGGGCAAGTATCCGCTGGCGCGTTTCCTCTACGTCTACGTCAACCAGCCACCCAATCAGCCGGCGGATCCGCTGGTCAAGCAGTTCCTCGCCTACGTGCTGAGTCAGCAGGGGCAGATGGTGGTGGTCAAGGACGGCTACCTGCCGCTGACGGCCAAGATGGTGGCGGAGGAGACCGCGCTGCTGCGCTGA
- a CDS encoding ABC transporter permease subunit yields the protein MASARDIASALSDGGATPSAASASAVAEARRARRRVWRDRLATGVVRAGGFGIIATILAILVFIVAEVLPMLGGADVTLSRTDALPGAPVGAMVADELGTHVAALDDGGRVRVVRVADGQVVAERDLTGDAGLAAAQVPAGTNLLTGGTEDGRVLLLPVRWDAGYTDGQRVVTPALGDVVALDVDPARRPVLVYAAGLGPGGAAAAAQIGDDTLVVVRQTRQENQFTGEVTEAQERFSAAVPARLSRLVFDQQQRNLFGADAAGNLVWWPLSAAGIGAPQVVAAGPAITALSLLLGGRSLVVGQADGALSVWFVTPREDGSPQLARVRDFPRRAAPIAAIAPSQRDKGFLAADAQGGFGLYYSTSNRTLWSGAAPFHASALAFGPRGNAAYLAGDGRLAAYAVDNPHPEVSFEALFGRVWYEGYSQPEFVWQSSSGSDDFEPKLSLTPLLFGTLKGTVYSLLIAIPLAVFGAMYLSQFMHPRLKTVVKPAVEIMAALPSVVLGFLAGLWLAPRVQRFFPALLVMMVAFPIISLLAGLAWNALPRRWRGRLPVGTEIVAFVVFLAGGLWGAVAISPAVEGAVFGGNFQAWLLAVTGFTYDQRNAIIVGLAMGFAVIPIIFAIAEDAFSNVPRDLVSGSLALGANRWQTVTRIVLPTASPGIFSAIMVGFGRAVGETMIVLMATGNTPILDWSPFNGFRTLSANIAVEIPEAPVNGTLFRVLFLAALLLFVVTFVVNTAAELVRQRLRRRYAQL from the coding sequence GTGGCCAGCGCGCGCGACATCGCTTCGGCGCTCTCGGACGGCGGCGCCACGCCGTCCGCGGCCTCGGCGTCCGCGGTCGCCGAGGCGCGCCGCGCCCGCCGCCGCGTCTGGCGCGATCGGCTGGCGACCGGAGTGGTGCGCGCCGGCGGCTTCGGCATCATCGCCACGATCCTGGCCATCCTGGTCTTCATCGTCGCCGAGGTGCTGCCGATGCTCGGCGGCGCGGACGTGACGCTGTCGCGTACCGACGCGCTGCCCGGCGCGCCCGTCGGCGCGATGGTCGCGGACGAGCTCGGCACCCACGTCGCCGCGCTCGATGACGGCGGCCGGGTGCGCGTGGTGCGAGTCGCCGACGGCCAGGTGGTGGCGGAGCGCGATCTGACGGGCGACGCCGGGCTCGCCGCGGCGCAGGTGCCGGCGGGGACGAACCTGCTCACCGGCGGCACCGAGGACGGGCGCGTGCTGCTCCTGCCGGTGCGCTGGGACGCGGGCTACACGGATGGACAGCGCGTGGTCACGCCGGCGCTCGGCGACGTCGTCGCGCTCGACGTCGACCCGGCGCGCCGGCCGGTGCTGGTGTACGCGGCGGGGCTCGGCCCCGGCGGCGCCGCCGCCGCGGCGCAGATCGGCGACGACACGCTCGTCGTGGTGCGGCAGACGCGGCAGGAGAACCAGTTCACCGGCGAGGTGACGGAAGCCCAGGAGCGGTTCAGCGCCGCGGTCCCCGCGCGCCTGTCGCGGCTCGTGTTCGACCAGCAGCAACGCAACCTCTTCGGCGCCGATGCGGCCGGCAACCTCGTCTGGTGGCCGTTGTCGGCCGCCGGCATCGGCGCGCCGCAGGTGGTCGCCGCGGGCCCGGCGATCACGGCGCTGAGCCTGCTGCTCGGCGGCCGCTCGCTGGTCGTCGGCCAGGCCGACGGCGCGCTCAGCGTCTGGTTCGTCACGCCGCGCGAGGACGGCAGCCCGCAATTGGCTCGGGTGCGCGACTTCCCGCGTCGCGCCGCGCCGATCGCCGCCATCGCGCCGTCGCAGCGCGACAAGGGCTTTCTCGCCGCCGACGCCCAGGGCGGCTTCGGCCTCTACTACTCGACCTCGAACCGCACGCTGTGGAGCGGCGCGGCGCCATTCCACGCCAGCGCGCTCGCCTTCGGACCGCGCGGCAATGCCGCCTACCTGGCGGGCGATGGACGGTTGGCCGCCTATGCGGTGGACAATCCCCACCCGGAGGTGAGCTTCGAGGCGCTGTTCGGCCGCGTCTGGTACGAGGGCTATTCGCAGCCCGAGTTCGTCTGGCAGTCGAGCAGCGGCAGCGATGATTTCGAGCCGAAGCTGAGCCTGACGCCGCTGCTCTTCGGCACCCTCAAGGGAACGGTCTACTCGCTGCTCATCGCCATCCCGCTGGCGGTGTTCGGCGCCATGTACCTGTCGCAGTTCATGCACCCGCGACTGAAGACGGTGGTGAAACCGGCGGTCGAGATCATGGCGGCGCTGCCGAGCGTCGTCCTCGGCTTCCTCGCCGGCCTGTGGCTGGCGCCGCGCGTGCAGCGCTTCTTCCCGGCGTTGCTGGTGATGATGGTGGCGTTTCCGATCATCTCGCTGCTCGCCGGACTGGCGTGGAACGCCCTGCCGCGGCGCTGGCGCGGGCGGCTGCCGGTGGGCACCGAGATCGTCGCTTTCGTGGTGTTCCTCGCCGGCGGATTGTGGGGCGCGGTGGCGATCAGTCCCGCGGTCGAGGGGGCGGTCTTCGGCGGCAACTTTCAGGCCTGGCTGCTGGCGGTCACCGGCTTCACGTACGACCAGCGCAACGCCATCATCGTCGGCTTGGCGATGGGCTTCGCGGTCATCCCGATCATCTTCGCCATCGCCGAGGACGCGTTCTCCAACGTGCCGCGCGATCTCGTCTCCGGCTCGCTGGCGCTCGGCGCCAACCGCTGGCAGACGGTCACCCGCATCGTGCTGCCGACCGCCAGCCCGGGCATCTTCTCGGCGATCATGGTCGGCTTCGGGCGCGCCGTCGGCGAGACGATGATCGTGCTGATGGCGACCGGCAACACGCCGATCCTCGACTGGAGCCCGTTCAACGGCTTCCGCACCCTGTCCGCCAACATCGCCGTCGAGATCCCCGAGGCGCCGGTGAACGGCACGCTCTTCCGGGTGCTGTTCCTGGCGGCGCTGTTGCTCTTCGTGGTCACCTTCGTCGTCAACACCGCCGCCGAGCTGGTGCGCCAGCGCCTGCGTCGACGCTACGCGCAACTGTGA
- the pstA gene encoding phosphate ABC transporter permease PstA yields MLPSAARRRADRLGQSLTWLCAGALAFNLLLALGLLLLIAVSGLGYFWQQPLVLLTLRDGSQVLGEIQGHEEIPAAQDGSGGGMRTRLKIANRDLYGLDFRWIDDDQIVGRAAPADAVLVERFEWGNFFGTMRALRRGDQELASGPAATWAAFGPLHREKMRQRAAISALEKGAISDVNYQIERGRLAARRVELSSLPEAERAERLAEIHRQQVALQAQYEALAAQLFAAREELDAETVVMVSADGREKAIPVGAIVMALQPNAMSTWQMVRLYGQRLWAFVADDPRESNTEGGIFPAIFGTVMMVFLMSFVVAPFGVVAALYLREYAREGAFVRMVRIAVNNLAGVPSIVFGVFGLGFFVYLIGGSIDRLFYPEALPTPTFGTGGILWASLTLALLTVPVVIVATEEGLAAVPRVVREGSLALGATKFETTWRVVLPAAAPGILTGMILAMARAAGEVAPLMIVGMVKLAPALPIDGHFPFVHLERKFMHLGFHIYDVGFQSPNVEATQPLVFATALLLVLVVVAMNLIAVVARNRLRSRYASSAV; encoded by the coding sequence ATGCTGCCCTCCGCCGCCCGCCGCCGCGCCGATCGCCTCGGCCAGTCGCTCACCTGGCTGTGCGCCGGCGCCCTCGCGTTCAACCTCCTGCTGGCCCTCGGCCTGCTGCTGCTCATCGCGGTGTCCGGACTGGGCTACTTCTGGCAGCAGCCGCTGGTGCTGCTCACCCTGCGCGACGGCTCGCAGGTCCTCGGCGAGATCCAGGGCCACGAGGAGATTCCGGCGGCGCAGGATGGCAGCGGCGGCGGCATGCGCACGCGCCTGAAGATCGCCAACCGCGATCTCTACGGCCTCGACTTCCGCTGGATCGACGACGACCAGATCGTCGGCCGCGCCGCGCCCGCCGATGCCGTCCTCGTCGAGCGCTTCGAGTGGGGCAATTTCTTCGGCACGATGCGGGCGCTGCGCCGCGGCGACCAGGAGCTGGCCAGCGGTCCCGCGGCGACGTGGGCGGCGTTCGGGCCGCTGCACCGCGAGAAGATGCGGCAGCGGGCGGCGATCAGCGCGCTGGAGAAGGGCGCCATCAGCGACGTGAACTATCAGATCGAGCGCGGCCGCCTGGCGGCGCGGCGGGTGGAGCTCTCATCCCTGCCCGAGGCGGAGCGCGCGGAGCGCCTGGCGGAGATCCATCGCCAGCAGGTCGCGTTGCAGGCGCAGTACGAGGCGCTGGCGGCGCAGCTCTTCGCCGCCCGCGAGGAGCTGGACGCCGAGACGGTGGTGATGGTGTCGGCGGACGGCCGGGAGAAGGCCATCCCGGTGGGCGCGATCGTCATGGCGCTGCAGCCGAACGCGATGAGCACCTGGCAGATGGTCCGCCTCTATGGGCAGCGGCTGTGGGCGTTCGTGGCCGACGATCCGCGCGAGTCGAACACCGAGGGCGGAATCTTTCCGGCCATCTTCGGCACCGTGATGATGGTGTTTCTGATGTCCTTCGTGGTCGCGCCATTCGGGGTCGTGGCGGCGCTCTACCTGCGCGAGTACGCGCGCGAGGGGGCGTTCGTCCGCATGGTGCGCATCGCCGTCAACAATCTCGCCGGCGTGCCCTCGATCGTCTTCGGCGTCTTCGGGCTCGGCTTCTTCGTCTACCTGATCGGCGGCTCGATCGACCGCCTGTTCTACCCCGAGGCGCTGCCCACCCCGACCTTCGGCACCGGCGGCATCCTGTGGGCGAGCCTGACCCTGGCGCTGCTCACCGTTCCCGTGGTCATCGTCGCCACCGAGGAGGGGCTGGCGGCGGTGCCGCGCGTCGTCCGCGAGGGCTCGCTGGCGCTCGGCGCGACGAAGTTCGAGACCACCTGGCGGGTCGTTCTGCCGGCCGCCGCCCCGGGCATCCTCACCGGGATGATCCTGGCCATGGCGCGCGCCGCCGGCGAGGTGGCACCGTTGATGATCGTCGGCATGGTGAAACTCGCGCCGGCGCTGCCGATCGACGGCCACTTCCCGTTCGTCCACCTGGAGCGCAAGTTCATGCACCTCGGGTTCCACATCTACGACGTCGGCTTTCAGAGCCCGAACGTCGAGGCGACCCAGCCGCTGGTCTTCGCCACGGCGCTCCTCCTGGTGCTGGTCGTCGTCGCCATGAACCTCATCGCCGTCGTGGCGCGCAATCGCCTGCGCTCCCGCTACGCCAGCAGCGCGGTGTGA
- a CDS encoding phosphate ABC transporter ATP-binding protein → MTVLSPPLARTGDPLVDAEAAGLSPAAAGAAPVTEEARRDVLHVDGLSLWYGDSRALNQISLAVPEKRVTAFIGPSGCGKSTLLRCFNRLNDLVEGIRIEGDIRFDGASIYDPMLDVNSLRRRVGMVFQKSNPFPKSIFENVAYGCRIHGISRKDELERIVERSLRGAALWGEVKDRLHSSALGLSGGQQQRLCIARAIAIEPEVLLLDEPCSALDPVATAKVEDLIHELKARYTIVIVTHNMQQAARVSDFTAFLYLGELIEAGATEQIFTAPAKRETEDYITGRFG, encoded by the coding sequence ATGACCGTCCTCTCGCCTCCGCTCGCGCGGACCGGCGACCCGCTCGTCGATGCCGAAGCGGCCGGATTGTCGCCGGCGGCGGCCGGCGCCGCTCCGGTCACGGAGGAGGCGCGCCGCGACGTGCTGCACGTGGACGGCCTGTCGCTCTGGTACGGCGACAGCCGCGCCCTGAACCAGATCAGCCTGGCGGTGCCGGAGAAGCGCGTCACCGCCTTCATCGGCCCCTCGGGCTGCGGCAAGTCGACCCTGCTGCGCTGTTTCAACCGCCTGAACGATCTCGTCGAGGGGATCCGCATCGAGGGCGACATCCGCTTCGACGGCGCCAGCATCTACGACCCGATGCTCGACGTGAACAGCCTGCGCCGCCGCGTCGGCATGGTGTTCCAGAAGTCGAATCCGTTCCCCAAGTCGATCTTCGAGAACGTTGCCTACGGCTGCCGCATCCACGGCATCTCGCGCAAGGACGAGCTCGAGCGCATCGTCGAGCGCAGCCTGCGCGGCGCCGCGCTGTGGGGCGAGGTGAAGGACCGCCTGCACAGCAGCGCGCTCGGGTTGTCGGGCGGCCAGCAGCAGCGGCTGTGCATCGCCCGCGCCATCGCCATCGAGCCGGAAGTGCTGCTGCTCGACGAGCCGTGCTCGGCGCTCGATCCCGTGGCGACCGCCAAGGTCGAGGACCTCATCCACGAGCTGAAGGCGCGCTACACGATCGTCATCGTCACCCACAACATGCAGCAGGCGGCGCGCGTGTCGGATTTCACCGCGTTCCTGTACCTCGGCGAGCTGATCGAGGCGGGCGCCACCGAGCAGATCTTCACCGCGCCCGCCAAGCGCGAGACCGAGGACTACATCACCGGCCGGTTCGGCTGA
- the phoU gene encoding phosphate signaling complex protein PhoU, which yields MATRAHIDRHYDEELQELRHNLLEMGGLVEKQIADAVRALVDRDDEFARLIIERDRTVNRLEVQIDDLCLRLLALHQPAARDLRLITTALKINTDLERAGDMAENICERVIELCGEPQLKPLIDVPRMAAIAQGMLRQALDAFVREDADLALQVCHQDDEVDQLADQLLRELLTFMLEDPHTISRALRLIFVSKYLERLADHATNIAEMVIFMVKGKSIRHMDRPPSTL from the coding sequence ATGGCCACACGCGCACACATCGACCGCCACTACGACGAGGAGCTGCAGGAGCTCCGCCACAACCTGCTCGAGATGGGCGGCCTGGTGGAGAAGCAGATCGCGGACGCCGTCCGCGCCCTGGTGGATCGCGACGACGAGTTCGCCCGCCTGATCATCGAGCGCGACCGCACGGTGAACCGCCTGGAGGTGCAGATCGACGATCTGTGCCTGCGCCTGCTGGCGCTGCACCAGCCGGCGGCGCGCGACCTGCGGCTGATCACCACGGCGCTGAAGATCAACACCGACCTCGAGCGCGCCGGCGACATGGCGGAGAACATCTGCGAGCGGGTGATCGAGCTGTGCGGCGAGCCGCAGCTCAAACCGCTCATCGACGTGCCGCGCATGGCCGCGATCGCCCAGGGGATGCTGCGGCAGGCCCTCGACGCCTTCGTGCGCGAGGACGCCGATCTGGCGCTGCAGGTCTGCCACCAGGACGACGAGGTCGACCAGCTCGCCGACCAGCTCCTGCGCGAGCTCCTCACCTTCATGCTCGAGGACCCCCACACCATCTCGCGGGCACTGCGCCTCATTTTCGTGTCCAAGTACCTCGAACGCCTCGCTGACCACGCCACGAACATCGCCGAAATGGTGATCTTCATGGTGAAGGGGAAGAGCATCCGGCACATGGATCGCCCCCCCTCGACCCTGTGA
- a CDS encoding response regulator, with amino-acid sequence MSDAAKKKILVVEDEPDIRELVRYNLEQGGFRVVEAVDGEEALRTVQEERPALVILDLMLPQGDGLEVCRVLRGRRETAHLPIVMLTAKAAEVDRVLGLEFGADDYVTKPFSPRELVARVRAVLRRAESSEAGAPTNVFERGRLRMDFDRHEAWLDGKPLELSLREFQLLRFFVRNPNRVYDRLTILDLVWGNDTYVEPRTVDVHVRRLRLLVERDASNPELIQTVRGVGYRFNEQGLDA; translated from the coding sequence GTGAGCGACGCCGCGAAGAAGAAGATCCTCGTCGTCGAGGACGAACCCGACATCCGCGAGCTCGTCCGCTACAACCTCGAGCAGGGCGGCTTCCGCGTCGTCGAGGCCGTGGACGGCGAGGAGGCCCTGCGCACGGTGCAGGAGGAGAGGCCGGCGCTGGTGATCCTCGACCTCATGCTGCCGCAGGGCGACGGCCTCGAGGTGTGCCGCGTGCTGCGCGGCCGGCGCGAGACGGCGCATCTGCCGATCGTCATGCTCACGGCCAAGGCCGCCGAGGTGGACCGGGTCCTCGGTCTCGAGTTCGGCGCCGATGACTACGTCACCAAGCCGTTCAGCCCGCGCGAGCTGGTGGCGCGGGTGCGCGCGGTCCTGCGGCGCGCCGAGAGCTCCGAGGCCGGCGCGCCGACCAACGTGTTCGAGCGCGGGCGGCTGCGCATGGATTTCGACCGTCACGAGGCATGGCTCGACGGCAAGCCGCTCGAGCTCAGCCTGCGCGAGTTCCAGCTTCTGCGCTTCTTCGTCCGCAATCCGAACCGCGTCTACGACCGGCTGACGATTCTCGACCTGGTGTGGGGCAACGATACCTACGTCGAGCCGCGGACCGTCGACGTCCACGTGCGCCGGCTGCGGCTGCTGGTCGAACGCGATGCCTCCAATCCGGAGCTGATCCAGACCGTGCGCGGCGTCGGCTACCGCTTCAACGAGCAGGGGCTCGACGCGTGA
- a CDS encoding PAS domain-containing protein — protein sequence MELTAHLVWGSAALIGLLAWRRAARRRAAGLEAMRRFARAVAEDLPLPPLPEPTDAAVAGAQAALVAALAHQQRQREAADRERRRLQGVLGGMVEGVLVIDAQGTVLLSNRGAEELLQLPPGENYTGRPLIELTRHPDLHELVRWAVSEGGLERDSTLEVGLGGTGSYVLQVTATPVDVGPDAGRAFILVFHDITQLKRLERMRRDFVANVSHEVRTPLAAIAGYTETLLAGAVDDPERARHFLGIIERHAERLGRLVNDLLTLSDLELGRTELHRTAVDAGTIVQAAFEVLHGRAEQGGVSLVEEIAPDMPALDADQDRLEQAVLNLVDNAIKYTPPGGQVTVRTRPLALRDVPEVLRRDDRTSFCELVVADTGVGVPPEDLPRLTERFYRVDKARSRQLGGTGLGLAIVKHIIQAHGGTLQISSELHHGTTVRLVLPAHDAQRVELSERALRSA from the coding sequence GTGGAGCTGACCGCCCACCTCGTCTGGGGGAGCGCGGCGCTGATCGGGCTGCTCGCCTGGCGGCGCGCGGCGCGCCGGCGTGCCGCCGGCCTCGAGGCGATGCGCCGTTTCGCGCGCGCCGTCGCCGAGGACCTGCCGCTGCCGCCGCTGCCCGAGCCGACGGACGCTGCGGTCGCCGGCGCGCAGGCGGCGCTGGTCGCGGCGCTGGCCCACCAGCAACGACAGCGCGAGGCGGCCGATCGCGAGCGCCGCCGCCTGCAGGGCGTGCTCGGCGGCATGGTCGAGGGCGTGCTGGTGATCGATGCCCAGGGCACCGTGCTGCTGTCGAACCGCGGCGCCGAGGAGCTGCTGCAGCTCCCGCCGGGCGAGAACTACACCGGCCGGCCGCTGATCGAGCTCACCCGCCATCCGGACCTGCACGAGCTGGTGCGCTGGGCGGTGAGCGAGGGCGGCCTGGAGCGCGATTCGACGCTCGAGGTCGGGCTCGGCGGCACCGGGTCCTATGTGCTGCAGGTGACGGCGACTCCAGTCGACGTCGGCCCGGACGCCGGCCGCGCCTTCATCCTCGTCTTCCACGACATCACCCAGCTCAAGCGGCTGGAGCGCATGCGCCGCGACTTCGTCGCCAACGTCTCGCACGAGGTGCGGACGCCCCTGGCGGCGATCGCCGGCTACACGGAGACCCTGCTGGCCGGCGCCGTCGACGATCCGGAACGCGCCCGGCATTTCCTCGGCATCATCGAGCGCCACGCCGAGCGGCTGGGGCGCCTGGTCAACGACCTGTTGACGCTCTCCGATCTCGAGCTCGGCCGCACCGAGCTGCACCGCACGGCGGTGGACGCGGGCACCATCGTGCAGGCGGCGTTCGAAGTGCTGCACGGACGCGCCGAGCAGGGCGGCGTGAGCCTGGTCGAGGAGATCGCCCCCGACATGCCGGCGCTCGATGCCGACCAGGATCGGCTGGAGCAGGCAGTGCTCAATCTGGTCGACAACGCCATCAAGTACACGCCGCCCGGCGGGCAGGTGACGGTGCGCACGCGCCCCCTGGCGCTGCGCGACGTGCCGGAGGTGCTGCGCCGCGACGATCGCACCAGCTTCTGCGAGCTGGTGGTTGCCGATACCGGCGTCGGCGTGCCGCCCGAGGACCTGCCGCGCCTGACCGAGCGCTTCTATCGCGTCGACAAGGCGCGGTCGCGCCAGCTCGGCGGCACCGGTCTCGGGCTCGCCATCGTCAAGCACATCATCCAGGCCCACGGCGGCACGCTGCAGATCAGCAGCGAGCTGCATCACGGCACGACGGTGCGCCTGGTCCTGCCGGCGCACGACGCCCAGCGCGTCGAGCTCTCCGAACGAGCGCTCCGCTCGGCGTAG